A section of the Sceloporus undulatus isolate JIND9_A2432 ecotype Alabama chromosome 3, SceUnd_v1.1, whole genome shotgun sequence genome encodes:
- the CCKBR gene encoding LOW QUALITY PROTEIN: gastrin/cholecystokinin type B receptor (The sequence of the model RefSeq protein was modified relative to this genomic sequence to represent the inferred CDS: inserted 5 bases in 3 codons; deleted 3 bases in 2 codons; substituted 1 base at 1 genomic stop codon) — protein MEGQQQDFWMEGDREDLDLTVRILLYSVIFLLSVFGNTLIIVVLMLNRRLRTITNSFLLSLALSDLMLALFCMPFTFIPNVMRTFIFGKVICKTMSYLMGMSVSVSTFSLVAIAIERYNAICNPLKSRVWQTRSHAYRVIAATWLLSALLMLPYPVYSTIFSVPTHPGIFQCTPRWPGSHIRQAWYVLLMVTLFLIPGLVRLAXGLISRELYRGIRFEMDLTREAKAQQNGGTEPLAPCVDEEGDGCYIQGPNPQGGASGLSVVTQARGAGTKQDRARINSSEAKLLAKTXVIRMLVVIVVVFFVCWLPIYGANTWRAFDERRPSAPDAXPYLFIHLLSYTSAWHQPFIYCFMNKRFPRPSSPPSPCPRGLAQPDARATVTEEELHRHGPSLSKXHYTTVSIVGPP, from the exons ATGGAGGGGCAGCAGCAGGACTTCTGGATGGAGGGAGACAGGGAAG ACTTGGACCTGACAGTGCGGATCCTGCTCTACTCAGTCATCTTCCTCCTGAGTGTCTTTGGGAATACCCTGATAATCGTGGTTTTGATGCTCAACAGGCGCCTGCGCACCATCACCAATTCCTTCTTGCTCTCCCTGGCCCTGAGTGATCTGATGCTGGCCCTCTTCTGCATGCCCTTCACCTTCATCCCCAACGTCATGCGCACCTTCATCTTTGGGAAGGTCATCTGCAAGACTATGTCCTACCTCATGG GGATGTCGGTGAGCGTCTCCACCTTCAGCCTGGTGGCCATTGCCATTGAGCGTTACAATGCCATCTGCAATCCCCTCAAGTCCCGCGTGTGGCAGACACGTTCCCATGCTTACCGCGTCATTGCTGCAACCTGGCTCCTCTCAGCCCTCCTCATGCTGCCCTACCCAGTCTACAGCACTATCTTCTCTGTGCCCACCCACCCAGGCATTTTCCAATGCACTCCCCGTTGGCCCGGGAGCCACATCCGGCAGGCCTG GTACGTGCTGCTAATGGTCACTCTCTTCCTTATTCCCGGCCTGGTCAGATTGGCCTAGGGACTCATCTCTCGTGAGCTCTACCGGGGCATCCGTTTTGAGATGGACCTC ACCCGGGAGGCCAAAG CTCAGCAGAATGGAGGCACAGAGCCCCTGGCACCTTGTGTGGACGAGGAAGGGGATGGCTGCTACATCCAGGGGCCCAACCCGCAGGGGGGGGCCAGTGGGCTGTCGGTGGTAACGCAA GCCAGGGGAGCAGGCACCAAGCAGGATCGGGCCCGGATCAACAGCTCGGAGGCAAAGCTGCTGGCCAAGA ATGTGATCCGCATGCTGGTGGTGATCGTGGTGGTCTTCTTTGTCTGCTGGCTGCCCATCTATGGGGCCAATACCTGGCGGGCCTTTGATGAGAGGCGGCCCAGCGCGCCTGACGC CCCCTATCTCTTCATCCACCTGCTCTCCTACACTTCCGCCTGGCATCAACCCTTCATCTACTGCTTCATGAACAAGCGGTTCCCAAGGCCTTCGTCACCACCTTCGCCTTGCCCCCGGGGGCTTGCCCAACCGGACGCCCGCGCCACCGTCACAGAGGAGGAGCTCCACCGCCATGGCCCCTCCCTCTCCAA TCACTACACCACTGTCAGCATTGTCGGGCCCCCCTGA